A stretch of Ipomoea triloba cultivar NCNSP0323 chromosome 13, ASM357664v1 DNA encodes these proteins:
- the LOC116001695 gene encoding protein LIGHT-DEPENDENT SHORT HYPOCOTYLS 4-like: MDSANVVPFIGTNSTMMMMIPSSATSSASSLCSPAQATAPPAAAAASTLSRYENQKRRDWNTFGQYLRNHRPPLSLSRCSGAHVLEFLRYLDQFGKTKVHTILCPFFGHPNPPAPCPCPLRQAWGSLDALIGRLRAAYEENGGKPEANPFGSRAVRLYLREIRDSQSKARGISYEKKKRKKPPPPQQPAPPQTPPPDLR; this comes from the coding sequence ATGGATTCAGCAAACGTTGTTCCCTTCATCGGCACAAACTcaacgatgatgatgatgattcccTCCTCCGCCACGTCATCCGCTTCTTCACTCTGCTCCCCGGCTCAAGCTACGGCTCCGCCCGCTGCGGCGGCGGCTTCAACGTTAAGCCGATACGAGAACCAGAAGCGGCGTGACTGGAACACGTTCGGGCAGTACCTCCGCAACCACCGGCCgccgctctctctctctcgctgcAGTGGAGCCCACGTCCTAGAATTCCTCCGCTACCTCGACCAGTTCGGAAAAACTAAGGTTCACACCATCCTATGCCCCTTCTTCGGCCACCCGAACCCGCCGGCTCCCTGCCCCTGCCCGCTCCGCCAAGCCTGGGGCAGCCTCGACGCCCTCATCGGCCGGCTCCGCGCTGCTTACGAGGAAAATGGAGGGAAGCCGGAAGCCAACCCCTTCGGCTCCCGAGCCGTTCGCCTTTACCTCCGCGAAATCCGGGACTCCCAGTCCAAGGCTCGGGGGATAAGCTACGAGAAGAAAAAGCGAAAGAAGCCGCCGCCACCTCAGCAGCCGGCGCCGCCGCAAACACCACCACCAGATCTAAGGTAG